A genomic region of Phragmites australis chromosome 2, lpPhrAust1.1, whole genome shotgun sequence contains the following coding sequences:
- the LOC133899485 gene encoding isocitrate dehydrogenase [NAD] catalytic subunit 5, mitochondrial-like, whose translation MALRRLLQGSVLPRVTGRAAAMAPFSTASGETIRATLFPGDGIGPEIAESVKQVFNVAGVPIEWEEHYVGTEVDPRTESFLTWESLESVRRNKVGLKGPMATPIGKGHRSLNLTLRKELGLYANVRPCNSLPGYKTRYDDVNLVTIRENTEGEYSGLEHQVVRGVVESLKIITRQASLRVAEYAFHYAKANGRERVSAIHKANIMRKTDGLFLKCCREVAEKYPEIAYEEVIIDNCCMTLVKNPSLFDVLVMPNLYGDIISDLCAGLIGGLGLTPSCNIGEGGICLAEAVHGSAPDIAGKNLANPTALMLSAVMMLRHLQFNDQADRIHNAILQTISEGKFRTADLGGKASTSEFTNAVCDHV comes from the exons ATGGCGCTCCGGAGGCTTCTTCAGGGGAGCGTCCTACCGCGGGTGACGGGCCGGGCCGCGGCGATGGCGCCATTTTCCACGGCTTCTGGGGAGACCATCCGCGCCACGCTCTTCCCTGGCGACGGCATCGGGCCCGAGATCGCCGAGTCAGTCAAGCAG GTATTCAATGTTGCAGGGGTACCAATAGAATGGGAAGAACATTATGTTGGTACAGAAGTTGATCCCAGAACAGAGAGCTTTTTGACATGGGAAAGCCTGGAGTCGGTGCGTAGAAACAAAGTTGGCTTAAAAGGTCCTATGGCTACACCTATTGGAAAAGGGCACCGATCTTTGAATCTTACATTAAGGAAAGAACTTGGACTTTACGCCAATGTCAGACCTTGCAACAGCCTCCCAGGCTACAAGACTCGATACGATGATGTTAACCTTGTGACAATTCGTGAAAATACTGAAGGAGAATATAGTGGCCTTGAGCATCAG GTTGTGAGAGGTGTTGTAGAAAGTTTGAAAATTATTACTCGTCAGGCAAGTTTAAGAGTGGCAGAGTATGCTTTCCATTATGCTAAGGCCAATGGTCGGGAAAGGGTCTCTGCGATACACAAAGCCAATATTATGAGGAAGACAGATGGTCTTTTCCTCAAG TGTTGCCGTGAAGTAGCTGAAAAGTACCCAGAAATTGCATACGAGGAGGTTATCATTGACAATTGCTGTATGACG CTTGTGAAGAATCCTAGTCTTTTTGATGTATTGGTGATGCCAAATCTTTATGGTGACATTATTAGCGATCTATGTGCTGGTTTGATTGGCGGCTTGGGTCTAACACCCAG CTGCAATATTGGTGAAGGTGGCATTTGTCTGGCAGAAGCAGTTCATGGTTCTGCTCCTGATATTGCTGGCAAG AATCTTGCGAACCCAACGGCTCTTATGCTGAGCGCTGTTATGATGTTGCGCCACTTGCAATTCAATGACCAAGCAGACCGGATCCACAATGCCATCCTCCAGACTATCTCAGAGGGGAAGTTTAGGACTGCTGATCTTGGCGGAAAGGCATCCACATCAGAGTTTACAAATGCAGTGTGCGATCACGTCTGA